The following nucleotide sequence is from Thermodesulfobacteriota bacterium.
ATCAACAGATCGCCGAAAGAGGCGGCTGGCCTATGGTTCCCGAAGGCTCAAAGATGGAGAAAGGCCATAGAGGAGATAGAGTGTTAGCTTTACGTGCCCGCCTTACTGCCTCCGGGGATTTGAGCGAAGAATATCAGCAGGGCGAACACTCAGATTTATTCGACAACAATTTGGCAGAAGCTGTGCGCCGATTTCAAAGACGCCACGGACTCAAGCCAGACGGCGTCGTTGGCCCCTCTACCCTGGCCGCTCTGAACGTGCCGGTTCAAAAACGCATAAATCAAATAGAGCTAAACATGGAGCGCTGGCGCTGGATTCCTCAAAACCTGGGCAGGCGGTACATCCTGGTTAATATCGCTAATTACGAACTCTACGTGGTCGAGTACAACCGAACAGTGCTGAGAATGCGAGTGGTAGTGGGCAAGCCATACTGGAATACCCCGGTCTTCAACGCAGACATGACCTACCTGGTGCTAAATCCATATTGGAATATCCCGAAAACCATATTCGCTGAGGAGAAACTGCCCAAGATAAAAAAAGACCCGGAATATTTCTCCAAGGATAATATCAAGGTTTTAACAAGCTGGAGCCCCAATGCTCAGGCGATAGACCCGTCGACAATAGACTGGTCTAAGGTCACCGAGCAGAATTTTAGATACAGGCTCAGGCAGGAGCCCGGGCCGGGCAACCCGCTTGGCCGAATCAAGTTCATGTTCCCAAATCCTTATCACGTTTATCTTCATGACACGTCACAAAAATATCTATTCAACAGGGTGGAGCGCAATCTTAGCCACGGCTGCATAAGGATCGAAAAGCCTTATGAGCTAGCCGAGTATGTCTTGAGCTCCGACCCGAGCTGGACGCCGGAGAAAATACGCAAAGCTATCAACAAAGGCACCACTCAGAGCGTCCGTCTGCCGGAACCGATCCCGGTATATCTACTCTACTTTACGGCATGGGTTGATGATGACGGGACTGTGGAATTCCGCGACGATATTTACCAGCGCGACCGCGCCCTGGAAGAAGCGCTGAGAAGCACGCCACAAACCTTTAGTAGCGCGAAAGAGGTGATGTAGTTGGTTTTTCCCGAAAATCAATACTTGGTTTTCTAACACTAATATTCCTTTTTTCATTTCATACAAATTGTAATAGCCCGGGATTTAATCAAACGGACAACGCCTTAGCAAGTTGTGTCTAGTAGAATGATTTCACTTTTATAAATGTCACTCTGGAGCCCTTCTTATATGACGGAACCCACGAGCGGCTTACATTGTCATGCTGAGCGAAGCGAAGCATCTAATACTATCTAGATCCTTCATCTTCGATTCAGAATGACAGCGTTGAAAGAAATAACTTATGCTTACATTCTTTGTGTTTTCTATGTCGCAAAACCGCTTGTGTCATTCCGAACCTTGTCCCGAATCCTTCCCCCGGTTTAACCGGGGGACCATCGCTCAGGATAAACTCCTGTGAGGGAGCTGGTGAGGAATCTAAATAGATTTGCTTCGCGTGGTTTACAGTGAACGAACGTGCTCGCACCAACATTATCGAGTTAACCCTATGATAAACCACAAGGATTTCTCAAGTTAATTCTACTCACAGGGAATATCCGGCGGGGTTTGTCCGGAAATAGAAGCGCATCTTTCCAAATCCGAGCACTTTATGAGTGGTATTTTCCCCCCTGAGCCGAGTGCCTGGTACTCCTCGATGCTCAAGGGGATGTTATTGCAGGTAGCCGGGTCAAATTGACCGCCTTCTCCCTTAGTTGAATCCGTCGAATAACTCCCCCCGGCACAACCGGCAAGCAAAAATAAAACCGCCAATAATAACTTAGACATTTTTCCCTCCTCCTTGATTCGTTCATTTTACTCAGGACGATTGTAGGAACACGCCGTGTCCTGTTCCTACATCGTTCTCAATAATAAAGAGCAGACTAAGTATAATTCGAAAACAGAAAAACAGGCAAATGTAAAAGCCTTAAGGTGAATGGAGTGTTCTTAAATATGGAGAGTATTATCCCTGCTTCACTATCTTTCCACCCTTACTCCCTACTTCCTATACCAAACACGTT
It contains:
- a CDS encoding L,D-transpeptidase family protein, which codes for MRTQSIRNRLLKFTVLIPAILALFSGCAVKNEEILEPAADVSRETTSEQVRKLIQREIKDAGTPPRISFGGKFIYASTMLPRFYERNNYRPVWSDDNGLLPQADAFVTIISDASKEGLNPADYHLPEINVALSEIHQDEVVTASNYQTYGEPLSPYGLSKADLLLTDALLKYSSHLLNGRIHPEVVDTAWMIRHREMDLTDVLRSAVETNQIEENLKRLLPENPVYSRLKDALAQYQQIAERGGWPMVPEGSKMEKGHRGDRVLALRARLTASGDLSEEYQQGEHSDLFDNNLAEAVRRFQRRHGLKPDGVVGPSTLAALNVPVQKRINQIELNMERWRWIPQNLGRRYILVNIANYELYVVEYNRTVLRMRVVVGKPYWNTPVFNADMTYLVLNPYWNIPKTIFAEEKLPKIKKDPEYFSKDNIKVLTSWSPNAQAIDPSTIDWSKVTEQNFRYRLRQEPGPGNPLGRIKFMFPNPYHVYLHDTSQKYLFNRVERNLSHGCIRIEKPYELAEYVLSSDPSWTPEKIRKAINKGTTQSVRLPEPIPVYLLYFTAWVDDDGTVEFRDDIYQRDRALEEALRSTPQTFSSAKEVM